One region of Thiorhodovibrio frisius genomic DNA includes:
- a CDS encoding STAS domain-containing protein, whose product MKLRKGLSSGASAVVEASVSPGPFTREAIFCQPSSRPLSHSDQQVLLSPELQGERRHHSGDIVMGEELAWNRKSNTLVVRLGEQLDLRLVGLIRRAIEALLTVKPLTLVVDLSATEKVFDSGVTLLLLLNHHAGHLRERILLANCGPTVYCRLARAGILHHFRWS is encoded by the coding sequence ATGAAGCTTCGGAAGGGATTAAGCAGCGGGGCTTCGGCGGTTGTTGAAGCGTCAGTCAGCCCAGGCCCGTTCACCCGCGAGGCCATTTTTTGCCAGCCTTCGAGTCGACCGCTCAGCCACAGCGATCAGCAGGTGTTGCTGAGTCCCGAGCTGCAGGGTGAGCGCCGTCACCATTCAGGCGACATCGTGATGGGCGAGGAGCTGGCCTGGAACAGAAAATCCAATACGCTGGTCGTGCGCCTTGGCGAGCAGCTCGATCTCAGGCTCGTTGGGCTCATCCGTCGGGCGATTGAGGCGCTCTTGACGGTTAAGCCGCTAACCCTGGTCGTTGATCTGTCTGCGACGGAAAAGGTGTTTGATTCTGGTGTGACGCTGCTGTTGCTGCTGAATCACCATGCCGGGCATCTGCGAGAGCGGATTCTTCTTGCCAATTGTGGGCCCACAGTTTACTGCCGCCTGGCGCGTGCCGGGATTCTTCACCACTTCCGATGGAGTTGA